One region of Paenibacillus polymyxa M1 genomic DNA includes:
- a CDS encoding helix-turn-helix transcriptional regulator, with amino-acid sequence MPLSRQFEIVYMLLHKKKVTADELAEHFEVSTRTIYRDIDALSAAGIPIYSSRGKGGGISLMEGYVFNTSLLSEQEQDDILMALQSVATATIPQVEEVLNKLSRLFKKEMGNWIEVDFSPWGSQNSQRQLFTLIRNAIITNRVIKFRYYNVAGEQSYRSIEPAKLLFKDKSWYVEGYCLNTESYRVFKISRMKEIVVTEISYEPRTVVAATDTKMNDLLHTIEVTLHISAQGAYRVYDEFAEKTITQREDGSYTVTAQFPVGNWLDSYLLSFGPLLIEVSPEQVRTRILSHLETMKRNLNDPL; translated from the coding sequence ATGCCGTTAAGCAGACAATTTGAAATCGTTTATATGTTACTCCATAAGAAAAAAGTGACTGCTGATGAATTGGCAGAGCATTTTGAGGTTTCCACACGAACAATTTATCGGGACATAGATGCCTTAAGCGCAGCTGGGATTCCCATCTACAGCAGTAGAGGCAAAGGTGGCGGAATATCATTGATGGAGGGTTATGTCTTTAACACCTCTTTACTGTCCGAGCAGGAACAAGATGATATCTTAATGGCCCTTCAGAGTGTGGCTACAGCTACCATCCCACAGGTAGAAGAAGTGCTAAACAAGTTGAGTAGGCTTTTTAAAAAAGAAATGGGAAACTGGATCGAAGTAGATTTTTCGCCATGGGGAAGCCAAAACAGCCAGAGACAGCTATTCACTCTTATACGCAACGCAATAATCACAAACCGTGTTATAAAGTTCCGCTATTATAACGTCGCCGGGGAACAGAGTTATCGTAGCATCGAACCTGCCAAGCTCTTGTTTAAAGATAAATCCTGGTATGTGGAAGGTTACTGTTTAAATACCGAAAGTTATCGTGTATTTAAGATTAGCCGAATGAAAGAGATTGTAGTTACCGAAATTAGTTATGAGCCAAGAACAGTCGTAGCAGCTACAGATACAAAGATGAACGACTTGCTTCATACCATTGAAGTAACTCTTCACATTTCTGCTCAAGGAGCTTACCGCGTATACGATGAATTTGCCGAGAAAACAATTACTCAGAGGGAAGACGGCTCTTATACCGTCACGGCACAATTTCCTGTAGGCAATTGGTTGGACAGTTATCTGCTGTCCTTTGGTCCCCTCCTTATAGAGGTTAGCCCCGAACAAGTACGTACAAGAATATTGTCTCATTTAGAAACGATGAAAAGAAATTTAAATGATCCTCTATAA
- a CDS encoding MerR family transcriptional regulator: MAYTVKEVSNLSGISVRTLHYYDEIGLLKPHHIGNNGYRYYEQEQLLRLQQIMVYRELDLPLSEIGNVLEQTKEQKAEVLQVHRANIEAKVFRLHTLLQTIDETVAHLKGEQTMEPEQMYQGFNPEKQEMYERDLTERYGSQVEEKVQESKTATTNWSKEDYLDSQAEADQIHRELAEAMNKGLKHNSVEVQALIRRHLQWVSRFYTPTAEIYSGLGDLYVEHEDFSKMYEGYHPGLAEYLRDGMKELAKRELT; encoded by the coding sequence ATGGCTTATACGGTTAAGGAAGTATCTAATCTGTCGGGAATCAGCGTTCGAACTTTGCATTATTATGATGAAATTGGATTGCTGAAACCACATCATATCGGAAATAATGGATATCGCTATTACGAACAGGAACAACTGTTGAGGCTTCAGCAAATCATGGTGTATAGGGAACTGGATTTGCCTTTATCCGAAATTGGCAATGTGCTGGAGCAAACCAAGGAACAAAAGGCTGAGGTTTTGCAGGTGCATCGAGCCAATATTGAGGCCAAGGTCTTCCGCTTGCATACTCTCCTTCAGACCATCGACGAAACGGTGGCTCATTTGAAAGGAGAACAAACGATGGAACCAGAGCAAATGTACCAAGGGTTTAACCCGGAAAAACAAGAAATGTATGAACGTGATCTGACGGAACGTTATGGTTCACAGGTCGAAGAGAAGGTTCAGGAGAGTAAGACTGCGACGACGAACTGGAGCAAAGAGGATTATTTGGATTCGCAGGCAGAGGCAGATCAGATTCATCGGGAGTTGGCTGAAGCCATGAATAAGGGATTGAAGCATAACAGTGTAGAAGTACAGGCGCTGATCCGCCGTCATCTTCAATGGGTAAGCCGATTTTATACCCCTACAGCAGAAATTTATAGCGGGCTGGGAGACTTGTATGTAGAACATGAGGATTTCAGTAAAATGTATGAAGGCTATCACCCTGGGCTGGCTGAGTATTTGCGAGACGGAATGAAGGAGCTGGCCAAGCGGGAATTAACCTAG
- a CDS encoding SDR family oxidoreductase: MSFQLESILSEFKGKRALVTGGTQGMGEAIAKRLTAAGATVITTARTTPVNLENPDLFIPADISTPEGVDKVVTSVLERLGDVDILVNNVGGSSAPSGGALVLTDEHWQQTFNANLFAAVRLDRGLLPAMVEKGSGVIIHISSIQRRLPLYDATLAYAAAKAALTTYSKGLSKQFSPQGIRINTVAPGFIETKAAQSLIDRIAETTGDRESALKQLMDSLGGIPIGRPGLPEEVAELVAFLVSDRAASITGSEYNIDGGTVPTV; this comes from the coding sequence ATGAGTTTTCAATTAGAAAGCATTTTAAGTGAGTTTAAAGGCAAAAGGGCCTTGGTCACAGGCGGTACCCAAGGAATGGGAGAGGCTATTGCTAAGAGACTTACGGCTGCAGGTGCTACTGTAATTACTACGGCTCGAACTACTCCAGTTAATTTAGAAAATCCGGATCTATTTATTCCAGCCGATATTAGTACGCCTGAAGGTGTAGATAAAGTGGTAACCAGCGTTCTTGAGCGCCTAGGCGATGTAGATATTCTTGTCAACAATGTTGGAGGCTCGTCAGCCCCATCCGGGGGAGCTCTTGTCTTGACGGACGAGCATTGGCAGCAAACTTTTAACGCCAATCTGTTTGCTGCCGTTCGTTTAGACCGTGGACTGCTGCCAGCTATGGTGGAAAAGGGTTCAGGTGTTATTATTCATATTTCATCTATTCAACGTCGCTTGCCTCTATATGATGCAACATTGGCTTATGCCGCGGCCAAAGCAGCTTTAACTACTTACAGCAAAGGATTATCCAAGCAGTTTTCGCCTCAAGGCATTCGTATTAATACAGTTGCGCCAGGCTTTATCGAAACGAAGGCAGCACAAAGTTTGATTGATCGGATTGCTGAGACGACAGGCGACCGAGAAAGTGCATTAAAGCAACTAATGGACTCGTTGGGAGGAATTCCAATTGGTCGTCCAGGACTACCAGAAGAAGTCGCTGAGCTTGTTGCTTTTCTGGTATCCGACCGGGCCGCTTCTATTACAGGAAGTGAATATAATATTGACGGTGGAACAGTTCCAACGGTTTAA
- a CDS encoding NAD(P)H-dependent oxidoreductase → MKHLIIYAHPSEGSFNHAILTTAVEGLKQKGHDVVVRDLYDIGFQPVVSSSEIIGGIGEDIVREQQFLQWAEVITFIYPIWWTGMPAIMKGYIDRVFSYGFAYKYVNGVQMGLLKGKKVIILNTQGKSHAEYASNGMDQALRLTSDKGIFEYCGLDVMYHLFFESVPQSDEDTRKTWLRQIADMASKA, encoded by the coding sequence ATGAAACATCTTATTATTTACGCGCATCCATCTGAGGGAAGCTTTAATCATGCAATTTTGACCACTGCAGTGGAGGGGCTAAAGCAAAAAGGACATGATGTGGTGGTTCGTGATCTGTATGATATCGGCTTTCAACCTGTAGTCAGCAGTAGCGAGATTATTGGAGGAATCGGAGAAGATATTGTGCGGGAACAGCAGTTTTTGCAATGGGCAGAGGTGATCACCTTTATTTATCCGATTTGGTGGACGGGGATGCCAGCCATCATGAAGGGATATATTGACCGCGTATTCTCTTACGGATTTGCTTACAAATATGTAAACGGGGTGCAGATGGGACTGCTCAAGGGGAAGAAGGTCATCATCCTCAACACACAAGGGAAATCACATGCGGAATATGCCAGCAATGGCATGGATCAAGCACTTCGCTTGACGTCCGACAAAGGCATATTTGAATATTGTGGGCTTGACGTCATGTATCATCTATTCTTCGAGTCCGTACCACAATCCGATGAGGATACGCGCAAGACGTGGCTTCGCCAGATTGCAGACATGGCCAGCAAAGCCTAA
- a CDS encoding nuclear transport factor 2 family protein, protein MNSHRSMPPAVETYFTSANKSRLEAFTSAFDKDALILDNHREIKGKEAIKSWCEAEILEPNVTFEIVDMDDINNTIVVIAKVDGDFDKSNLPDPLLLKHQFLVNNHKIKELIITLP, encoded by the coding sequence ATGAATTCACATAGATCCATGCCACCAGCAGTAGAAACTTACTTTACATCAGCGAACAAATCCCGACTTGAAGCATTTACATCCGCTTTCGATAAAGATGCGTTGATCTTAGATAACCATCGCGAAATCAAAGGTAAGGAAGCCATAAAATCATGGTGTGAAGCAGAAATATTGGAGCCGAATGTCACCTTCGAGATCGTGGATATGGATGACATTAATAATACCATCGTCGTAATTGCGAAAGTAGACGGAGACTTTGATAAATCGAATCTTCCCGACCCACTCCTACTTAAACACCAATTTCTAGTAAACAACCATAAAATTAAAGAACTGATTATTACACTTCCATAA
- a CDS encoding AbrB/MazE/SpoVT family DNA-binding domain-containing protein gives MKSTGMTRPLDALGRIVIPKEMRISMDFNVGDPVEIFADEETGILAFRKYTGVTCKMCGSAEQLTYFRDSFICKECIESLKKGLNFSPVLRPAKSALANGQRSNKEPKRLRRSTQQMIESLKELMQKQPNAAQHEYAKMLEVSQARISQLKKLL, from the coding sequence TTGAAAAGTACAGGTATGACACGTCCCCTAGATGCGTTAGGCCGTATCGTCATTCCCAAAGAAATGCGAATTTCTATGGATTTTAATGTGGGTGATCCTGTTGAGATTTTCGCAGATGAGGAAACTGGTATTCTCGCCTTTCGAAAATATACCGGGGTGACGTGTAAAATGTGTGGTTCAGCAGAACAATTGACTTATTTTAGAGACAGTTTTATTTGTAAAGAATGTATTGAAAGTTTAAAGAAGGGGTTAAATTTCAGTCCTGTCCTGAGACCAGCCAAATCAGCTTTAGCCAACGGACAACGGTCGAATAAAGAGCCCAAACGTCTACGGCGATCAACACAGCAGATGATTGAAAGTCTCAAAGAATTAATGCAAAAGCAGCCCAATGCAGCACAGCACGAATATGCCAAAATGCTTGAGGTTTCCCAAGCCCGTATATCCCAGCTCAAAAAATTGCTATAA
- a CDS encoding DUF1330 domain-containing protein, which produces MPAYVVFIREQSTDQTELQLYSQLAPAGLAGHSVKPLAMYGAYQVLEGPDIEGLAILEFPTFEEAQAWYFSPAYQKALKHRLRGGRYRGIIVDSV; this is translated from the coding sequence ATGCCCGCTTATGTTGTTTTTATACGTGAACAGAGTACCGATCAAACTGAACTCCAACTCTATTCTCAGTTGGCACCGGCAGGTTTGGCGGGACATTCCGTCAAACCCCTAGCAATGTATGGCGCATACCAGGTCCTCGAAGGACCCGATATTGAAGGGCTGGCCATCTTGGAATTCCCCACTTTTGAGGAAGCACAAGCTTGGTACTTTAGTCCAGCCTATCAAAAAGCCCTAAAGCATCGACTGCGCGGAGGGCGGTACCGGGGTATCATTGTCGATAGTGTGTAA
- a CDS encoding MerR family transcriptional regulator, with protein MYSIKEVEIRSGLPASTLRYYEKEGILPDVGRDEGGRRVYTEKQMDWIRFLMAMKDTGMTIEEIKAYLELNVKGEATIQERRDFLVAHKKKVEEHMAQTQHNLEKIIQKIAYYDHVVMGKSFS; from the coding sequence ATGTACTCCATTAAAGAAGTTGAAATCAGGAGCGGATTGCCCGCATCTACCCTTCGTTATTATGAAAAAGAGGGCATTCTACCTGATGTCGGTCGGGATGAAGGTGGGAGAAGGGTATATACCGAGAAACAAATGGATTGGATCAGGTTCCTTATGGCTATGAAAGACACAGGAATGACCATTGAAGAAATTAAGGCATACCTTGAGCTAAATGTAAAAGGAGAAGCCACGATCCAAGAGCGAAGAGATTTCCTGGTTGCTCACAAAAAGAAAGTGGAAGAACATATGGCACAAACGCAACACAATTTGGAGAAAATTATTCAAAAGATCGCTTACTACGATCATGTGGTCATGGGAAAAAGCTTCTCTTAG